One segment of Streptomyces sp. NBC_01463 DNA contains the following:
- a CDS encoding DUF4383 domain-containing protein, which yields MATHVLRPARQPAAHRKATRLDEQLPVDHRLSRVYRIGAGLMGLVLLAFGILGLIDKIGFFDTGGDTVAGLSTNGALSVLSICVGLLLFIGMVIGGNAASTLNMVLGVVFILSGFVNLALLDTGLNFLAFEIQNVLFSFVVGLLLMMFGMYGRVSGGLPHDNPYWRARHPEEAAREQRLARRRAIEEMPVVRPEGS from the coding sequence ATGGCCACCCATGTACTGCGTCCCGCGCGGCAGCCTGCCGCCCATCGCAAAGCCACCCGGCTCGATGAGCAGCTGCCGGTCGACCACCGGCTCAGCCGGGTCTACCGGATCGGCGCCGGGCTGATGGGCCTGGTGCTGCTCGCCTTCGGCATCCTCGGGCTGATCGACAAGATCGGATTCTTCGACACCGGCGGCGACACCGTCGCCGGCCTGAGCACCAACGGCGCGCTCAGCGTGCTGTCGATCTGTGTCGGGCTGCTGCTGTTCATCGGGATGGTGATCGGCGGCAACGCCGCCTCGACGCTCAACATGGTTCTGGGCGTCGTCTTCATTCTCAGCGGCTTCGTCAATCTCGCCCTCCTGGACACCGGGCTCAACTTCCTCGCCTTCGAGATCCAGAACGTGCTGTTCAGCTTCGTGGTCGGGCTGTTGCTGATGATGTTCGGGATGTACGGACGCGTCAGTGGCGGGCTCCCCCACGACAATCCGTACTGGCGGGCCCGCCATCCCGAGGAGGCCGCCCGCGAGCAGCGGCTCGCCCGGCGTCGCGCGATCGAGGAGATGCCCGTCGTCCGGCCCGAAGGTTCGTAG
- a CDS encoding O-methyltransferase, which translates to MTKGNETKITDELYAYMLAHNPPLDAVQRELVETTYARLPDHAGMQSAEEQGPLLAFLVRLTGARHIVEVGTFTGFSALAMAQALPADGRLIACDVSEEWTAYGREAWAKAGVADRIELRIAPALDTLRAMPTEPHIDFAYLDADKGNYIPYWEELVPRMRQGGLITTDNVLFHGGVTDPRATGGAAAIKEFNDHVSADPRMDSVLLTVSDGLTLSRKR; encoded by the coding sequence ATGACCAAGGGCAACGAAACCAAGATCACGGACGAGCTGTACGCGTACATGCTGGCGCACAACCCCCCGCTGGACGCCGTGCAGCGCGAACTCGTCGAGACGACGTACGCCCGGCTCCCCGATCACGCGGGCATGCAGTCGGCGGAGGAACAGGGCCCGCTGCTCGCCTTCCTCGTACGGCTGACGGGGGCGCGGCACATCGTGGAGGTCGGTACCTTCACCGGCTTCTCCGCCCTGGCGATGGCCCAGGCGCTGCCGGCCGACGGACGCCTGATCGCCTGCGACGTCTCGGAGGAATGGACGGCCTACGGCCGCGAGGCCTGGGCGAAGGCGGGCGTCGCCGACCGGATCGAACTCCGGATCGCCCCGGCCCTCGACACCCTGCGCGCGATGCCCACCGAGCCGCACATCGACTTCGCCTACCTGGACGCGGACAAGGGCAACTACATCCCGTACTGGGAGGAACTGGTGCCCCGGATGCGCCAGGGCGGCCTCATCACCACGGACAACGTGCTCTTCCACGGCGGCGTGACGGACCCGCGGGCGACCGGCGGGGCGGCGGCCATCAAGGAGTTCAACGACCACGTGTCCGCCGACCCGCGGATGGACAGCGTGCTGCTCACGGTGTCGGACGGCCTGACCCTGTCCCGCAAGAGGTAG
- a CDS encoding zinc ribbon domain-containing protein, giving the protein MPRYEYRCRSCGDTFELSRPMAESSSPASCPAGHEDTVKLLSAVAVGGSAGSAAAPSAGGGGGGGCCGGGCCG; this is encoded by the coding sequence ATGCCTCGTTACGAGTACCGCTGCCGCTCCTGCGGAGACACCTTCGAGCTCAGCCGTCCCATGGCCGAGTCCTCTTCCCCCGCCTCCTGCCCCGCCGGGCACGAGGACACCGTGAAGCTCCTCTCCGCCGTCGCCGTGGGCGGTTCGGCCGGTTCGGCCGCCGCGCCCTCGGCCGGTGGTGGCGGCGGTGGCGGGTGCTGCGGTGGCGGCTGCTGCGGCTGA